In the Carassius gibelio isolate Cgi1373 ecotype wild population from Czech Republic chromosome A2, carGib1.2-hapl.c, whole genome shotgun sequence genome, one interval contains:
- the LOC128025854 gene encoding F-box-like/WD repeat-containing protein TBL1XR1, whose product MSVSSDEVNFLVYRYLQESGFSHSAFTFGIESHISQSNINGALVPPAALISIIQKGLQYVEAEVSINEDGTLFDGRPIESLSLIDAVMPDVVQTRQQVYKDKLAQQQAAAAKNGESTANGEENGSHTLSNHHSDMMEVDGAVEIPASKAMVLRGHESEVFICAWNPVSDLLASGSGDSTARIWNLSEGSAGGSTQLVLRHCIREGGQDVPSNKDVTSLDWNSEGTLLATGSYDGFARIWTKDGNLASTLGQHKGPIFALKWNKKGNFILSAGVDKTTIIWDAHTGEAKQQFPFHSAPALDVDWQSNNTFASCSTDMCIHVCKLGQDRPVKTFQGHTNEVNAIKWDPTGNLLASCSDDMTLKLWSMKQDTCVHDLQAHSKEIYTIKWSPTGPGTNNPNANLMLASASFDSTVRLWDAERGSCIHTLTKHQEPVYSVAFSPDGRHLASGSFDKCVHIWNTQSGALVNSYRGTGGIFEVCWNSTGDKVGASASDGSVCVLDLRK is encoded by the exons ATGAGCGTAAGCAGTGATGAGGTCAATTTCCTGGTGTACAGATACTTGCAGGAGTCAG GCTTCTCCCACTCAGCGTTCACCTTTGGCATAGAGAGCCACATCAGCCAGTCCAACATCAACGGCGCTCTGGTGCCCCCTGCTGCCCTCATCTCCATCATCCAGAAAGGCCTGCAGTATGTGGAGGCGGAAGTCAGCATCAATGAG GACGGTACCCTGTTTGATGGACGACCGATCGAGTCGCTGTCTTTGATCGATGCAGTGATGCCAGACGTGGTGCAAACGAGGCAGCAGGTGTATAAGGATAAGCTGGCTCAGCAGCAAGCTGCCGCTGCCAAGAACGGAGAGAGCACAGCTAATGGAGAAGAGAACGGATCTCACACGCTGTCTA ACCACCACTCAGACATGATGGAGGTGGACGGTGCGGTGGAGATCCCAGCCAGTAAAGCCATGGTGCTGCGGGGCCATGAGTCTGAGGTCTTCATCTGTGCATGGAACCCTGTCAGTGATCTGCTGGCCTCTGG CTCTGGAGACTCAACCGCACGGATCTGGAACCTGAGCGAGGGCAGCGCAGGAGGATCCACTCAGCTGGTGCTGCGGCACTGCATTCGGGAGGGGGGGCAGGATGTACCCAGTAACAAAGACGTCACCTCACTGGACTGGAAT AGTGAAGGTACACTTCTTGCCACAGGATCCTATGATGGCTTTGCCAGGATATGGACTAAAGATG GTAATCTTGCCAGTACACTGGGGCAGCACAAAGGTCCCATATTTGCGTTAAAGTGGAATAAGAAAGGAAATTTTATCCTCAGCGCCGGTGTTGATAAG ACCACCATTATTTGGGACGCCCACACAGGAGAGGCCAAGCAGCAATTTCCATTCCATTCAG CTCCAGCTCTGGACGTGGACTGGCAGAGCAACAACACGTTTGCCTCCTGCAGCACAGACATGTGCATTCACGTGTGTAAACTGGGCCAGGACAGACCAGTCAAAACATTCCAGGGCCACACA AATGAAGTCAATGCAATCAAATGGGATCCAACGGGGAATCTCTTGGCCTCCTGCTCTGATGACATGACGCTAAAG CTTTGGAGCATGAAACAGGACACTTGTGTTCATGACCTTCAAGCCCACAGTAAGGAGATCTACACCATCAAATGGAGCCCAACTGGCCCTGGAACCAACAACCCCAATGCCAACCTCATGCTGGCCAG TGCATCATTCGATTCAACGGTGCGTCTGTGGGACGCAGAGCGTGGTTCATGCATCCACACACTGACCAAACACCAGGAGCCTGTCTACAGCGTGGCATTCAGTCCAGATGGACGGCACCTGGCCAGCGGTTCCTTCGACAAGTGTGTCCATATCTGGAACACGCAG AGCGGTGCTTTAGTCAACAGCTACCGAGGGACGGGAGGGATTTTTGAAGTATGCTGGAACTCCACTGGAGACAAAGTGGGCGCAAGTGCATCAGATGGATCG GTTTGTGTATTAGATCTAAGGAAATGA